Part of the Lutra lutra chromosome 4, mLutLut1.2, whole genome shotgun sequence genome is shown below.
agtgactttttttttttaatattttatttatttatttgagagaggatgagagagagcatgagagggagttgggtcagagggagaagcagactcccgttgagtagggagcccaatgcaggactcaattctgggactccgggatcatgacctgagccgaagacagtctcTTAGACTGTCttagacaactgagccacccacgtgccctgagtatgtaactcttgatctcagggtcatgagtttgagccccatgttgggtgtaaagattacgaaaaaaataataaacaaacttaaaaaaaagaaaatgatcctgGGTCTACAGGCAGTGTCCACATCACACATTTAGCTTCCCTGCACTTTAAAATCTGCCATGGGTGACTTCAAGCACCACAGCCACCTGAAGCCTGTGGCTAGAGCAGAGCTCTAGATCCTGTCAACAAACATCAGGTAAACAGCTCAAAATCCttcttaactttaattttaagataTGATCCTTAAGATATGAACTCTTCCATCTTGACTAAGAACTAAGCTACAGAAGGGCTAAATTTTCAAATAGGAACTTAGGGGAACATTCTTACAAGTATTTGGACTGTTATTGGCTTCATCTTTTTGGCTgaagtttgctttctttctctgaaaaaaaggagtgttctttttaagaaactatcagataaaaagaataaatagataaataagtttCAAGAATGCTATCTGGATCAGTTTCCTAGGAGCTCCTTGCAAAGTTGTAGACATCTGCGATTTTTCAttatctaaattaaaataaacttctagGAGAAATACCAGTAAAGAGTCTAATGTTCTACTCTGAAGTGCTCACCCCCGTCACactctggctctctgctgcccTCTACAGCCAAGGAAAGGCAAGGAATGGTCCCTTAGGTTCTACTACTGGCTCAGAACtatttcctcaaggattttatgCCTGTGTGTGTCATCTTGTGAGGGAAGGGCTAGTAGCAGCAGAGATGTAGGGAAGCGGTTGAGGAGATAGGTATTAAACTAAAGGAGACCTAAAttcaaattcttaattttaatttagcaaTTGTGTGGCCTCAGGAAGTTGCTTAATGTCTTTGAGCCCCTTTCAATCTATTAATGGCTACTCATTTTATTACCTACTATATTAAAACCAATTTCAtaaccatgttttaaaaaactaaataaaatattaaataagaccCTTTGCTTGGCATGTGGATAGCATATGACAGATGGTGATATTTGTTACTTAAGATACCTCTGTTGCTCTGAGAATTgacaaaagcaggaagaaagcaTTTGTTAAGCATTCACTTTGTGCCAAGTACTGCACTGGCTTTACACTCATATTCCCATTTTATTCTCATGACAATATGATGAGATTAAGGTAGTATTCCTATTATTTCATGAAAGAATTTCAGCctcagaaagattaagaaacttTCCGAAGGTCACACTGCTAGACTGTGACCTACCTAAGAGCAGGATCTGTATCTTGTTTAAATTCCCATCATCTGTCGTTGAGTAGTCTTTAGTGAATGAACACAagaacaaatggatgaatgaattgggcaacatataaatgaaatataagcctttttttttccccaggtagTGCAGACTTTACACATGTCACACTCAAAGAAACAAGTCTTAgtgaaatattaagaaatcatATAGATTGTTAGTATGGATTCATAAAATGTACAGAGTGTTACACACCACTTTATGCTAAATATGTTAGTTCACACAACGCATTTCAGTTCCAAATGTTTCAGGAAATCTGTGGCCAATTATTAGCTGACCACTACATGGGATAGAGGCTTCAAGGGACACACACATCTAAGAATACAGACTTCATAAAATTAGTTCAGAAAAGTAACTAAAAAAGTACAAGAATCAACCCACAACAAACACTGAGTGGATTATactattcaaatatataatattcaaaatgtcccgttttcaacaaaaaattatgacacacacaaagaaacaaaaaagtatggtccacacacaggaaaagaaaaacaaaaccacaagagTATAGAATAGAAACTATGCTTTTAAAAGCCCAGGTATTAAacttactagacaaagactttaaatttgctattttaaatatgctcaaagagctaaaacaaacaatttctaaagaactaaaggaaatgaTTAAACTCTCCAGTTCAAAGGGAGAGATTGCTGAATAGATTTTTGAAAGACatgctgtctacaaaagactCACTTTAGATTCAAGCACAGATATAGACTGagaattaaaagatgaaaaaagatatttcGTGCAAACTATAACCAAAAGAGATctggagtagctatattaatatcaaacaaaGTGAGCTATAACACGAAGATGTCAATACTGAAGAGATGGCAGGAAAACCAGAGGAAATCTCTAACTTGTACTTGACTGGAGCTTGGGCTAGAGGGCATGGCAAGAGATAGACATCATGACAGGACCATGCTTTATTaaactctgtatgtgtgtgtgtgtgcaggaatCTTCCCCACAGATTTCCTCTACTCAGTAAGACTACTAAGCTTTCCCTGCTAAGGCAGTAAGCGGGGGATGGGGGTCTCGGGGAGGAGGCACCAGAAGTGTTCActtcatttgtcatttttctccctctcaggaATCACAGTCTAGTGCTGCCTGTTGTACTATCTGTAAACtattacttcatgtattttgtccAGTTGTCTAGTTGAGAGTGGGAAGTAAATCCAGTTCCTGTTATTTCTCATAGCCCAAAAGATGTAAAAAGTTCATAGttattcatttagtaaatatctattgagtacctactgtataTGAGGGACTGTGCTGAGTCCTGGGATGCACTATTGAACTGGAAGAGGTAGAGCTCATGCCCTCCTGGTTACCCAGCCCAGCagggaagaacaaaaataattaagtaaacaaTCAAGCAATAGAAACCCTGATAGGtgattagagagagagcatagtgCTGTGAAAGCATATAACAGGGAGACTTGATTTAATCTGTGCAATCAAGAAGAGTTTcccaaaataaagaacattttaactaaaatttatgGAATAAGTAAGATTTGGTATCTGTGTGTGGATAGCAGGAAGACTTCTAAGAACAGCAGATGCAAAAGGCCTGTGGCAGGATGGACCAATTAGAGATCAAGTCCAACACTTGAATTTCCCAGCAAAGAAACAGAGGTTCAGGGTTTATGAAACATGGCTGATCATACTGCATTAGCAGCAGAGCAGAGGCTGGAATCCAGGACTCTTACCTCCAGCTCTTGTGTTCTTTCCATTCCACTATGTAGCCCAGCAAAAGTAGGGAATACTAGAACATCTTATATAACGACATTTGTCATTTTGTGGTCCATGACATATGAGCAATacataattttgtcatttattttcatttgaaaataattatgacCCAAATTTTATTCATCATATACTTTTAATTGCctccatttttatgtatttacaaaGAATATGATGTAAAGGGTAAATAAATGTACAAGAGAACAcagaatagaaaagaatgaacCTTCACAGATTGAGCATGCGGAAGCCATAACAGCATCATAATGGCCTGGGAGTGTTAACATGGCTTCCTAAGTGGCTAAATTATACCCAGgagatccttgctcagcagtgtaAGCTGTTAGCACTTTCAGACATTTTGGGAAGTGCATCCATTGCCCTATTCCAGGCTTAATTGCCATAATAAATGTCAATTAAAGCtcctttaagattttaaactGCAAAACTCAAATGAAACTActtatgtaggggcgcctgggtggctcagtgggttaagcctctgccttcggctcaggtatgatctcagggtcctgggatcgagccccgcatcgggctctctgctcatagggagcctgcttccccccccttctctgcctgcctctctgcctgcttgtgatctctctctctctccgtcaaataaataaataaatcttaaaagaaaaaaaaaaaactacttctgTAGAGACTCACACAAGACTTCCCTACATGAAGTCTCTCCTACAAGACACATGGTGTATGTACATTTACCATGGGATAGGTATGTCCTAACAGATGCATACAGCAAACTTGCATTCCCttagaaaagaaagtaattttctcTAGCTATCACTTTTACAACATCACTTTTACATGGCATATAAACAGTTACATGTTTTATACGTTAACAGGAATCcattttctttcaacaaatgtaCACAGAGCACCTAGTATGTGTCGGGACTGGAAATACAGTAGCATGTAACAAGATAGAATGCCCCTTCCCATCAGCATGGGGAGACCCTCCAAGATGCTAGCAGGAAGTTGTTTTCCATCCCTGATTGGATGTCTACACATGAttctttgtaacttttatttataaGGCTTAAAAGACAATTACTGATCCAGTGTGAATATAAAACAGGGCCTTTGTTAACTTCTGAACAaggcaaaaacattttttatgtctTATGTACAGCTCATTAATTCAGGTGTCCACGAATTCCATTTTAGTTTAAGTTGCCCAAGCTGCCAATTGTTTGATATCATCATCCTCGTCTTCTGCCCTCCTGGATGATGCTGGaacataaaatggataaaaattagCAAATGGTGATATTCACAACTGCAGCACAAAAAACGGGTTTGCATATGGGTATTAAAAGgtatgtatcaaaaaaaaaaaaggtatgtatctatgaaacaaaaaataagtgcTAAAAGGAATCAACCTGGCTAACTATTTCAGGGAACTATCTGACCACAGGCAGCTGAGGTGGGCAGCAGACCTGCTCGGGATCTATGTGCAGTGGAGGCCGTGGCTGACATTCTCCCTGGCATCCTCTCTGGCTgtgctgggagggaggaagaaggcacATTTGGAAGTCGGATATTTGTCATCttcttatttaattcttcctGCTCCAATTCTTCAAGTTCTGCCATCAACTCATCCTGAacataggagaaagaaaattacGGAGTTAACGTTTCAGGAAGTGGGTTTCCTCAAACACAATAATAAGAACATCTGCTACCCAATTGATGTGAGAACCCAGtgaaatggaatatttattttaggaCTAAGTCTTTTTTTGCAACACTGagcaatgattaaaaaatgaatattttgggTTGTGCAAATTTGTCGTAGTTAATCTTATAATACTTCAGTAAACAGTTATTCAAGTAATTTGTGCTAGCTGAATATATAACCTCCACAGTTTCTAGGAAATTTACACCTTGCCTGTCATTTTCcaatgtatcttttcttttctactgtAACAAATTAAGAATCTGTAAAAACTTTAATTggagcaaataaatattttcatctcagCTAATGCTTTTGAAGATAAAACAACCGGTATAGCAAAACCATAATGTACAGAAAGTAAAAGAATCAAAAATACTATGGTTTCTCTGTTAACTTACCAAAGCCAGTATAAATCATTCTGTGTGTCTGGGTTTAGAAAACTTCGACTCAAGGTAGGTACACCGTACTTCCTTCTTTCAGCTGTAGTCTCAGAGAGTCTGGTTTCATCCTAAACTATTCTCTGCCCTGAGAACTTTAGAGAGGCAAGACCAGTTTGAGACTTTAAAGGCCTAAGTCGCCTTACAGATAACTCAGATAACTATGGTGGTTCAGATCTAACTGGCTCCATGACTACTCAGAGTCCAAGATCTTTCCCCCTCCACTCTGAGAGAGGTTGGGAGTCAACACTAAATTTGTTGTTAATAGAATTCTAAGACTGTCGCTATTGGAAATGACCTAAGGCACTCTTACATTTGACCAAGGagattctttgtttattcattcattcatcattgaACAAATTTATTGAGATCTCACTCATGGTTAGGTATTGAACTCGGTGTTGGGGATGCAAAGTTAAATCAACAGTCTCTACACTTCAGGAACTCATTATCGATTGTGGGAGAAAGGTAATAAACAAATCATTATCTTATATTAAAGTAAGAGTAACAATACTCTGCGCCATGACAGCAGATACTTAAGCCAACCACAACATTGGATCAAGTCAATTTATATCAGATGTGCAGCAAGCTTAACGACTGTCTGACCACTGTTAAGTCTACctcatgaaaaggaaataaatcatgaATGTGTATGTCATCAGGGCAATTGAAATAGTATGGCCGGTGTACTTGTGTGCTTTCAGGTTTCCACAGACAATATGAATAACATGCCTGCAGGATGAATATTGCAATGCCTACTTCTGCTCACAAAATAAATGGGAACAAATATAACCGATACAGTAATGGCTGCCCACGCCAGCCTACGCTGAATGTGTGCCCAGAACTGCCAATAGCACCTGCTAGTTTCAACAGCACCAAGAAGATATTGATATTTGCTTTAGCAAATATGACAGAATAATCATCTCCCCCATCGATTATAGACTTTGAGTATCAAACACTTGTtcactggaaaaataattttagaatttaagaaacttCAGAGATATTCAAGCAAaccagtaatttttcttttacagatgagaaaactaagggtCAGAAAAGTGAGGAGACTTACACAAAGTAACAAATGGCAGAACCCAGATGTCCTCGAGTCCAGAGCCCCTTTCACCATATCATACGTAATGCACTCATTAGATGCTTATTAGCCTAACCAGAGCTAGGccacattttctgtaaagggtcagatagCGATGTTTTAGGCTTGCTGGCCACATACAGTCTCTGTTGCACAGCGTTCTTTGTTTCTATTATCATTGCTCTTATTTTCTGCAGTCCTTTAAACATGTAACAGCCTTAGCTCAGGCATCATACAGAAAGACCATGGGAAGGATTTGGCCTCAACACCAAATTTTCTAACCCCTGGTCTACACCatttgggggggaggaggagatagagttttttattttaattccagtataattaacattaaCAGTGACTCAACAACTGTATGTGCCCCTCAGAGTTCCTCACGATAAACgcattcttaatcccctttacctgttCACCCTCCCCTCATCCACATGCCCCCAGGCGACCATCCATtacttctctatatttaagagccTGGggtttttgtctctctcttttttttttttcctgttggtttgtttgttttgttttttaagtcccaCATGTGACCATCTGcaccttttttaaaagttgttgaCACTCAATTCTCACTTTCCAGGTTTCTATGCAACCACATCTTACTTCATAGATGTATCATTTTAACACCAGGCAGATGTAAAAAGTCAGATTCTTTCCCATACTAATCAGAGAACTGGAAACATTTCGAAACATACACTAGTCCTACTTATATGTGCTTTGAGTAGAACAACTGAAATTCACAGTGCAGACACCACCATTATAATTAGTGTCTCTATTATTGGACTGATTAATCTAAATGGAATGTGTGTGTTAATAATGCCActctacatttattttgtttcatagaCTGAGTAATAAACAGAGGCAGACTAACCTCTAATTTAACAACTGCAGAGCGTGATATGTCTGTTCCTTGCAGAGTGACACAATCTGCTTTGTTTTGCCCAGATGTGTGAGCACTTGATTCCTTGTAATGGGGCTGTTTAAGCTTCAGCCATTAAAAGTCACTAACTCTACATAATCACATGCTGCCTTTCCTTAATAGCTGAAAACTTAATTAGGGGGTAGTTTGCTAAAccatattaatctttttttttaaatcagggttGCCAGCACTTCATTTCCTCCTTAAGAGAAATACATCGCTAACAAATACCACTTATTCTTTAatgatatttaagaaaatatttaagaacccCCACCTGCTATATATGGGAGGAAGCTATCCTTTCCAGCAACCACAATCCTGTTCTTTACACTGTGTTACCTACCTCATCAAAGTCATCGCCAAATCCGACCCGCTGAGAAAAGGCTTCTGAGATTTCTTGGGCAATATCTTGTTGCTCTGTAATCTCTTGCATCAGATCATCTATTTTGTTCAGATCCCTGGGAGATAATATGTTGttgaaatatttcagaagttaaaaaaaagaagaaatatttcagaagtttactttaaaattacGAATTTAGATACAATCCCATATGGAAAAGGAGTTAATTTAATGTAAACTCTTAGTTATTTCAGTAGAATAACAAAAATTTCTGGTGATAAGATttatcaactttaaaaataacttgcattgcaagaaaattaataatcctgcatatgcacatatattttaaatatttgatagataGCCATTACATTCAGGAGTTACTAGAGACTAAAACTAACAATATTTGTAGATGCATTTAGAAATTTTGTCTGGTAGGTAGGccatatgtagaatttaataatatatgcTGCTCTGTATTAAGTCAGCAGAAATGGTGCCATGGACCACCAAGGACCACCATGACTAAGATAAGCTATGGCGACTCTCAGCAGCCACTACCTGACAGCAGCCTTTTGGAGAAGCTGAACTCTGGAACGAGAGATTTTTCTAGAATGCCTCATGGTTCTGAGATCCTGACTTCCTGAGGGCTTTCCCATAGCTGCTGATGCCAGGGGGTAGAATACTAATGAGAAAAGGGTGAGGCCTGGGAAGCCCTCAGAAGAGTCAGCAACTTGGGCACAGAAACCCACATCGCCACAGGCCCATGACGGGCAGCTGTTCTGATGACAGTTCCTAGTACCTGATcaccaccccctacccctccagACCTAACCACCTGCCTAAGGCCAGGATCTGGACTGCTTCTCTACCACACCCCATCTCTGAATCATTCCTCCAACTCTGAAACTAGGGTAAACTGATAAGATACCAGAGAAGTGACAATTTTCCTTATAATTAAGCAACATAAACACTGAAATTGTGACTCCCAGTGGAATAAATATTTTGCAAGTTTCCCAGACTCTGTTTATGGGAAAagccaagggttttttttttacataaaaagttttcttttagcACCCTCCTATCACCCCTTATctctaattattataattatatttgtaaCAAATATACAAGGAACTTATTTCTGAAAAGGAGTAAAGTCTGGGCCTGAGGTTGAATTTTTCTCAAAAGGAATTCAGGGGAATGCAGCTGCTCAACTACTTGGAGAGAAAGGTTGTGATTCTGTGACACAGTTAGCACACCGCTGACAGCAGTGAGAGAGGACTTTGACTGTGATAACGACTCTAATGATCTTTCTGAAGCTGTCAAAATGATAGCTGATTGTCAAGGAATCATCAGGGAATCATCAAGGCAAGAAAATGTCAGCAAAGAAGTCTTCCCTGGCCCCAGCCTCCCCCGCCACCACCACTCTTCCCATCCATGGACACTTCTCTAGGTCCCTCAGCCACTCATTGttcttatgcatttttttttaaagattttatttatttatttatttgtcagagagagagagagagagagagcatgagcgggagaacacaagcaggcagagctgcaggcagaggcagagagagaagcaggttccccactatgcaaggagcccgatgcgggacttgatcccaggaccctgggatcgtgacctgagctgaaggcagcagcttaaccaactgagccacccaggcatccttcttaTGCATTTTTGACCCAGGCTTCACCATCATATCCAATCTCAAGAAAGGATCAGGTCCCACGCATGGATTTCCTAGTGTAGATGTACAGCAAATTATCCCCAGCCCCACTACCATGATGAGTATTGATACTGAGTGCTTACTTTGTGCCAGAAACTAAGCGCATTGTATCTGGTATCTCATTGACTTTCACAATGACTACATGAGGTAAGAATTATTATTATCTCCAATTTATAgctaaggaaattgaatcaggGAAAGGCAAAGTAATTTGCTTCAAGGATAGCTGGTAATGAAACTGGGATTGTAACTTAGAAAAATCTGACCTTAAATCCATGCTCATAGTTATTCTTCCAGGTCAATGTTTCACAAACACCTGCTagtattagaatcacctggggaacttgGTGATCAAAAACAAAaggcctaggggcgcctgggtggctcagtgggttaataagcctctgccttcggttcaggtcatgatctcagggtcctgggatcgagtcccgcatcaggctctctgcttggcagggggcctgctttctcctctctctctctctgtctgcctctctgcctacttgtgatctctctctgtcaaataaataaataaaaaatattaaaaaaaaaacaaaacaaaacaaaacaaaaggcctAATCCCTACCCTGCTTCAAGGAGCCTGGGCATCTGTGTTCTTTTGTGGTTTTCCAAAAGGTTTGATAACCAAAGTTTGGCAACCATTATTTGATCATTCTAACACTCACAGGTGTCGACATTTAGGCCTTTTTAAAACTACAGtgtgaggagcacctgggtggctcagtcggttaaaagtCTGACTTCAGCTtcggtagtgatctcagggttttgggattgagccctgtttcgtcaggctccctgctcagtggggagtctgtttgtccctctccctctacctctccccctgctcgtgctctctgtcactctctctttgaaataaagaaataggggcgcctgggtggctcagtggtttaaagcctctgtcttggctcaggtcatgatcccagggtcctaggatcgagccccacatcgggctctctgcttggcagggagcctgcttcccttcctctctctctctctctctctctgcgtgtccctgcctacttgtgatctctgtcaaataaatggatagaatctttaaaaaaaaagaaagaaagaaagaaagaaaatcctctaaaaaaaaataataacctatAGTGTAAAAGCATTTATAGTTGGAGCATCTGACAATATTGAGACAACTGGGAAACCTAAGGGCAAAAtgaatgtcttcattttctcatggtctttttttctttctttcttccctattcTAACTTCTAATCCTTCTTTGAGGGGGCATTCCATTCCAACATGTCAAAAATCCTCAAATGAATAACTAACTCCCTTCCTATCAAAATCATCATGGAGTTCCAAAGGCTCTTCTCAACACTGAGGGAATTTATGACTTGGAGGGAGACCAAAGTCACTCACATGTTTTCATGAACTGCTTTCATCGCTTTTGCCGCAAAGCCCATGTTTCTTAACACCTCGGTGTTGGTGTGTGAGTTTTCCAGGGCTTCTCTCTGGAACTCAATGGTGGAAAGTGTGCCATCAATCTGAGTGAGCTGCTTCTCaaacctcttctttctctttagtgCCTGCAATGCAGCTAAATAAGGGAGAAGCCACATTTATAAGGAGAAAGCCCAAGCCTCTTACTCAAGAGACATTTGCTCCACACCAACCATAGACTCAGCATTGTTGATCCCTACAGACAACGAGGGCACCAAACAAAGCTGAGAAACTAACATTTGTCCCTTCAATCACCTGCACCAACTACCACACCCTCAAatgttttgctgttcttttcttccaaagATCTGGTAAGAGGTTGAAAAGTCATttttcatattcataaaatatttctcagaaGTATTTTTGTCAATATAGTGTGGGAGGccacaataaggcttgagacgaggaccaaaccagtccctaacttgtgcctcctttaaagtcagaataacctaacaaaaggtttaggacgggaaaagttgagtagcactgagaaagggtctgtgctatgtgttgtgcgctcgcctaagtgacttcccacatgcttgttaaacaaatgagaacaattcagtTGGGGTCAAAAGTTCGTTGCTGGTCCctgctgccctagtacagcccataaattactttcaggtttgctgtatcaatacagaacaattgtactggcatcagccgTTTGGTgtcacgaggtctgcttatagttaaatgtgaaacttattatgggaactcatGGTTGTTCAACTAGACAcaggtgtattgcttctcctattatCACCATATATATGGCCTtagtgctttgaataaacttagcactgttggacatcctcctcagtgctcctcctgcccccatctctttgcttcttgagttcttttcttcatcctcttaccctcacgttcctggtcgatttgtcacacCGGCCACGACAATATAGGATTTTAGgaaaagaatagataaaaatatgaataaaaatcatgcagtagaaaaataaaactttagaggaagaaagaaatcttaataaCTATTCTATCCCAATTTCTTTAATTCAGAGACAAGTTAATTGAGATCCAGAGAAGTTATGTGACTTTCTTGAAGGTAGACAGTGAGTGGCAGCTGGAACCAAAACCTAGGATGATGAGTTTCATGTCTTGGTCTAAAATGATTATGAGATGGTTAGCAAGGTTACATCTAACCATGAGCATCCATAAAATCAATACCGTTAAAGTCATACTCAAGGATTGGATGGCATGCTGGTAAGAGAAAAGTGTTGCTTTCAGCGAAATATCCAAATATACTCCCCTTAGCTCTTCAGCAAAAAAACTTTACCTGCTTCATTTGAAAATCACAAAATTAATGGAGTCCTTTTGACTCTGGcacccctgcaaaaaaaaaagaccttaaaataTGAGTTTTGATAGCATATTTAAGGACATGCAGGAAAAGAGCAGCAGAAGAATGTTaatataaagataattaaatGGAACTGACAAAAAAACTCAAATAGCTTTACGGTTTCAGAGTAAAGCACGTAAAAGTTACTGCAACAGAGATTTCTGAAAGAAGGCTCTCTTCAAACTCTGTTTTGATCAATTTATTCTTATAATTCCAAGAGATTTGGATTacttattctaatgttttttgtttggtgCACAAAGACTCATAGTCATTATAGTTTCTTGTCAGATTTCACTGGTTATCAATATGAAATATCACTCTCTGTCCCATTTAATCCTCTTTGCCTTACATtgcattttgttttaatgtttcagttttctttttgttacaatTTGCCTGTTATAATTTTATGGGGACctctatttcaaaattattttccatttgctcTATTGCACCTTTTACAAATAGCATATACTTGAATAGGTAGTTTGTGTGACTGTTTTCAACAGATTCAAATAGTCTTTATCTTTTAATATAAGATTTTAACTCATGTTTATTTATTGTAATGACTGATACGTTATCtaaaattgtctttttattatcatctttttgtgttttctattatattttttgtttacttctgcTGTCTTATCTTTATGTATATTGatcaaattttctttgtttattttcccctCTATAATTtgttggacagctatatatactaaatttattctccaaagaatactcttatatttaaaaaagacatatacAATTGAGTTTTCTATCCatgttgaaaattaaattaattaaaattaaaattaattaaaaattaattataatttattgttcccaaaaaagattcctttctcaGACTTTAtacatttgattaaaataatctaaaattttattagttCTAGATGATTACTAGTTGTTTTTACTCTCCTTTCAATTTTTAACAATTGCATTAAGTTTGACAGACACAATTTCAACAATTTACACTAAACTATAGTGGCTGGCTTATTTTCTTACTATTGATTCT
Proteins encoded:
- the CHMP4C gene encoding charged multivesicular body protein 4c, with translation MSKLGKFFKGGGSSKSRAAPSPQEALARLRETEEMLSKKQEYLENRIQRELTLAKKHGTQNKRAALQALKRKKRFEKQLTQIDGTLSTIEFQREALENSHTNTEVLRNMGFAAKAMKAVHENMDLNKIDDLMQEITEQQDIAQEISEAFSQRVGFGDDFDEDELMAELEELEQEELNKKMTNIRLPNVPSSSLPAQPERMPGRMSATASTAHRSRAASSRRAEDEDDDIKQLAAWAT